Below is a genomic region from Raphanus sativus cultivar WK10039 chromosome 4, ASM80110v3, whole genome shotgun sequence.
TCACGTCTCTGCCATACTGCAGAGTGGCTCTGGCAAACCCTACTGGCTAGGTCTCCGGAGACAACAAGTTGTGTTCTTCCCAACTCTGCCTCGTCATTTCTTTGCCGATCATGCGACTTTACTAGCCTAAGCGTTACAGATTTCACCAGGCATCTCTCCTCTGAAGAACATAAAAAAGAAGTAAGTTCATCCCTCATCTCTCTCTTACTTGCTTGCATCAGTTTGCATTTTTCTTTGTCTAACTATATGAGAGTTTCTCAGCAGGAGCGTGACAGGGGCGGGGGCGAGGGCGAGGGCGAGGGCGAGGGCGAGGGCGAGGGCGAGGGCGAGGGCGAGGGCGAGGGCGAGGGCGAGGGCGAGGGCGAGGGCGAGGACAGTGACAGTGACAGTGACAGTGACAGTGACAGTGACAGTGACAGTGACAGTGACGAGGAATCAATGGCAAAGGCAAGTTTTAATTGTGATGCCTCTtgatgaaaaaattataaagaaaagcatgaaaattggttttaattggttttcaCAGTCCAAGCATCATGTCTCCAAAATACTCATTTCTTCAAAACAATTGTTGCAGATTCCAAAGCGAAAACGTTCCGGATGACTCGTGTACTTCTTTTTAATAGGCGTCCCCTCTCGGCGTGGCCGCCCATGATAATCTTAAGCCTTCAACAAAGATAAATGGTTGCACGAGTGTGTGATAAGatcagtttttattttattttccgtttCTGTCTTTTGTGTTCCCAGGGATGATTTGATTTGAGGAGGACTCGTTTGAAGTTCAATTTAATATGGATCGCAATGGATAATTTATGTATTTCAAAAATCTCTGTTTGATAAATTACACCTCGACTATACTTGGCTTGTATTGAGTTTGTCCCTTCCTAATTATATAAACTGTTCAACAGTGGTCTGGTTCCTTCAAAGAAGGATATTGCGTGGGGAACTTCTGGTGATAACTGTTAACCGAAAATAGTTTCtgcaaaaaaacatttttttagagaagtccaaaaaaaaaaatttcttctcACCCGTGGTTTAAGAGCAGTGGACCTAGCTGCTTTAGGCTGCTTGAGCTTAACCATAAAGTTCTCTTGCGCTTCTTCCTCACCTACTGTCTCTGGAGCCGCAAGTAGCCTGAGAAAATAATATCATCTCTAGATGTTGATGTCTTCATCAAAAATGTACTGAATCTAATCCCATTGAGGAATCTACATTTTATCTAATGTTATAATCTTATTCACAGAATCAGATTCAAACACTAATACGAGAAGATAAAACACAGATTCATCACAAAAGAAGTTACCACTCATAATCTGATTTGTTGTTCTCAGAGTCCAAGAACTTTTCAATAGCGCTCCTACGCAGATGAAAATATCTCCTCGTTGTTGACACTAGACTCTCTGTGGTAGTCTCCCCAACACTGTTTGGATTCGCGTGTACCCCGCTCTACTTTGTGTGGGAGAAAGTGATATATCTAAGTTAAGAGCATTCAATATTAGGTCTGGACAAATTAACCGgaaccaaaaatttgaaccgtAACAAACTTATTTGAactaatatttatttggtttctAATGGTATGTATTTCAAAACTCTCTGGTTGATAAATTACACATGGATTTTTTTGGAGTGAGTTTGTCCTAATGATACAAACAGTTCTACGTTGGAAATTGCAAACTGTTTGTTTGGTTCAAATTTTCATTGCAGTgagttttcatatatattattgagAAAACTACTAGAAATGTTATAGAATTTTCTATGTTTATTACTAGATTATTATACatcttttataaatgattaaaatatttttagtatccTAGTAAATTACAGTTTAAgtcatttattatttatttttattgtgattttttataactaaaaaaaataaaaaaatccacATCACTAATAATCATGCCACATCACTAAATCACGAAGTAAATCAAACTACGTTTTACTCTCAACTTCTCTGACACTGTCCTTGTTCTCTGACTAGACCCTAACTGTTCATATCACCGCAATTCTTCTCGGGAAAGTGTCTTCTCCGAAATCATCTCCATAAGCATCTTCTTTGAAATCGTCGTTTCTGTAAGCATCTTCTTCATATTCGTCGTCTCTACAAATCTTAGTAATCGTATTCTCTGGTATATTTCGTTGTTTTACTTTGAGTTTTTCGAGTTTGTGACTGAGTATAATTAATGTGCTCCCTGAGTTAGATGTATAAGCGTATACAGATATGTTTAGTTTTCAAGATATTCAACCATGTGCAAATGACTTGGAGATAGAAAAAGAGAATATctcactttcttttttttttattaaagagagagaatatctcattcttttgattttgttgtCGTGATCGATGGTTAATTACCTCCACGCTACAACTTGCAAAAGTGATACTATACGTTGTCACTGAAGAGGTCCGGCCAATTTAAGACTTTATACAATTGTGAACAATATCTTTTGATTTAATTACCTCCACGCAGGcgcgcggatttatcttttgatttacatattttatatacatgttgtatattatttaagatttataatataaaaaagttagaatgatccaGAACCCAAAAAAATCGACCCgaacaaaaagaaatcaaatacctacttagatccaaatgttgagaactcgaagaactcatacctgaaatgaacagatttatacccgatccagtgagctaaatttcaaacataatatcttttgttatatttttaattcattttttgggtttgtgagatttactatttattcgaaaaaattttggctaacttaatggtatatattcataggtttcttttttctgaacaggaaaaaaatatttggctcttgattaaatttatcttatataacaaattgctgctataaataatttttataaaaactaatttgtaacagtaatatcatttttgttataaattagtatatcatggtttataagttcaaagtatagagttagttgtctttatagtattgctaatattgatagatgcaagttaatgaatacagataatatattgtattattagtaatttgtcgtatagtattatatgttaatagatgtattattaataatctatcttatagtataatatgctagtggatgtatctaacttatagtaaaatatatgcaatatataaggaaacatgcgtagtggatataataataaggtaagaagtgaaaaactatggtaatggttgatattaattatttataaaaagacatgtctaatagtaagtagattaatatagcattaattacataaggtctaattttaaaatccatctagaagaagttataatgtttctgttttaataagatagatgttggCCAACCGTAATCTAAACTTGAGAGAAGATTCTAAAGAATGAAccaaatttcatatatatgGTCTTTAACATTACTACTTACATGACCATTGTATTagatattatataaacattttacgTCACCATTTTAGTTTCAGTTCTTCCGTTTTTGACCATATTAGTTCTATCTTAATCAGACTCCAATATTCAAATATCATGTTTCCTTTATATACACTTGTTTTTGGTttcaataaaacaaatttaactCCTTTCtcacacaaaaaaaatcgaaaaacaaACTTTCCAAATAATGGAGGGAACAAACACGCACATGTACAAAAAAAAGCAACTTAGTCCAGCAGAAAAGTCAAAGGTCATACCCTTATATATAAGTAAccaaataaatttcaaattcaaCAAAGtacaaataacaaaatcaaataaCCTATTTCAACAATGTCTATGTTTAAGCCCATAGTTCTTCCTCTCTTTTTTGCAACACTCATAGCGTCTTGCAACGCGGCCACAAAAGCCACACCACAACCACNNNNNNNNNNNNNNNNNNNNNNNNNNNNNNNNNNNNNNNNNNNNNNNNNNNNNNNNNNNNNNNNNNNNNNNNNNNNNNNNNNNNNNNNNNNNNNNNNNNNCTTTCCCGGCAATTCTAATTTTTGGGGACTCAACCGCAGACACAGGCAATAACAACTACCTTTCAAAGGCTGTCTTCAAGGCGAAGCATATCCCTTACGGCGTTNNNNNNNNNNNNNNNNNNNNNNNNNNNNNNNNNNNNNNNNNNNNNNNNNNNNNNNNNNNNNNNNNNNNNNNNNNNNNNNNNNNNNNNNNNNNNNNNNNNNGATCTTCCTGGTCATGAAGCTAACGGAAGGTTCTCTAACGGAAAGCTAATCTCTGATGTCATCGCCTCCAAACTTAACATCAAAGAGTTTGTTCCCCCGTTTCTACAACCCAACATCTCCGACCAAGACATTGTTACTGGAGTCTGTTTTGCATCTGCTGGTGCGGGTTACGATGATCGTACCTCACTCTCGAGCAAGGCGATTTCAGTCTCAAAACAACCAAGCATGTTCAAGGATTACATTGCTCGTCTCAAAGGTGTCGTAGGAGACAAGAAAGCGATGGAGATAATTAATCATGCTTTAGTGGTCATAAGCGCAGGACCTAACGATTTCATCTGGAACTTTTACGATATTCCCACAAGGCGTCTTGAGTATCCTAATATCTATGGTTACCAAGAGTTTTTGCTCAAGAGGCTTGAGGGTTTCGTAAGGGTACGAGTCTTTAATATTTATTCGAGctattgttttttaatttatcacgttaattttctcaaaataacTCCTCTTATTTGTGCAGGAACTTCATAGTTTAGGTTGCCGGAATATTGTGGTCGGAGGGTTGCCGCCAATGGGATGTTTACCGATCCAAATGACCACTAAAATGAGAAATGTTATGAGATTTTGTGTGGAACAAGAGAACAAGGACTCAGTCTTGTACAATCAAAAACTTGTGAAGAAACTTCTTGAAATTGAAGCGTCTCTACCAGGAAGCAAGTTCCTTTACGCCAACGTGTATGACCCTGTGATGGATATGATCCAAATTCCTAGCAAATATGGTATGGATCATTTATTCCTTGTCTCGCAAGTCATCAAAATCTTCTCTTATTAAGTTATATGCAGTTCATTTCATGTTTGTAAAAATGTAAACAGGGTTCAAAGAGACGAAAAAAGGATGCTGTGGGACAGGGTACTTAGAAACGGGCTTCATGTGTAATGTCATTTCAAAGACATGTCCGAACCATTCGGATCACTTGTTTTGGGACTCAATTCATCCCTCGGAAGCTGCGTACAAATACCTTGGAAACTTTGTTGATGCTCAGATTCGAGGGTGGCTTAAGGCTTAAGTCActacaattttaaaaatgtatttgtctTGGATATGACCAAGGCACACATATATGCCCCTATGGAGATACATATATCCAATGGGTGTTGTATTTCGAACTAATATGATTggattttcttatatataattgataCTCTCATCATAAATAAATACCATACAcgtacattacaaaaaaaaaaattgatgagtAATACAGTACAAAATCTCATGTTTCTTTTTGCATAGGTTACAAAGATTTTAGTACGTAATCATGAAGTGAAATAGGTTGACTTTCTAAATCACCGGATTACTTGGATCGTATATTGGCTCGCCAACGTGgtcatatcatatttttatcaaataatagtatGAGATTTTATATGGAATATCAACAAATCACTTATTGCCAATTGAATTAAGCTAAAAATTCATGACACTCAACATGCTATCCAAGCCCAACCTCCCCAGTATAGATATGTTAccaaatagaaaataaattgaaGAGTTCTCACTTAATTATGATTGAACAGTTTTGTAAAGGATCTATGAATAATTCATCTCAGAACATATTAACCCactactaatttttttttttgtttttggaattACCAGGAGGTTCGAAACACTAACTCCCACATATTCGAAATCACAGAACATAATATTAGTTTCGTCTCAGCGGTCACTTAATCTATATTAGAGTTATATAGTTTGGTTAAACCGGGTTATGTAAATATGATTAAACCGGTCTACTTGTATATAAATACAGACTCATGTATTCAGTTACATTTTAACAGAGATAATACATTTTTTACAGTTTGAAACAAACTTTGCCTCTCTCGTCTTTCCTCTTCACCATCGTTACTGAGCTCGAGCTCGAGCTTCATCAGctctaatatggtatcagagcctctctGATCTCTTCCGCTGCGACCTTACTCGTTCCTCAGCTCGATTTGGTGATGAGTCTTGCGTACGATCCGAGAATCTTCGTTCTTATCGATCATCTTTGTTCTCAAATCATCGTCTTCCTTCGGATTGCTGCTCGcatcatctttctttctttgttctttCACCTTCATTGACCTTCGATTCGTGTTCTCTTTGCCGCGAATCGCTTTTCTTGCTCGATTGAATCATGGAGCCTAACGTCTCTGCTCCGATTCACTCTTCGTCATCTTTACCGACGCCGCCTCCATCTACTACGCCATCTCTCTCAGATCCTCATGCGAATCCGTTGTACGTTCATCACGCGGATCATGCTGGTATCTCTCTCGTATCTGAGAAACTTAGTGGTCTTGGTAATTTCAATAGCTGGCGTCGCTCGATGTTAATGGCCTTAGGTGCTAGAAATAAGGCTGTATTTGTTGATGGAACGTATCCTGAGATTGATAGGAATCATCCTGATTTTGGATCTTGGTCTCGCTGCAACAATATCTTGTGTACTTGGTTGGTGAATGCTGTTGATAAGCCTATTGCGAAAAGCATTATGTATCTTGATACAGCGCGTCAGATGTGGCTCGACATTCATGACCAATTCAAGCAGAGTGACGGTCCTCGTACTGCTGATATCAAGCAGCAGATATATGCTGAGGTGCAAGGAACACAGAGTATCAGTGATTACTATACGCGTCTGAAGCAACTATGGGAGGAGTTGAAGACTCATGAAAGTCCTTATGTTTGTTGCTGTGGTAATCCGGAGTGTGCTAGTAGCAAACATATTGCTCAACGCGAAGAACAAGATCGTGTTCTGAAGTTTCTTATGGGCCTCAACGATTCCTTCACTGCTACTCGTGGACAGATCCTGATGATGGAACCTAAACCGACTATCTCTAAGGTTTTTAACCTCTGTTCTCAGGAGGAGCGTCAACGTTCGATGAAATCTACAAGCAACGTTGTCTTTCAAACATCTCAGGACTCTTCTGCGAATGACTCTCTTGTAGCAGCTTACTCTGGAGGGTACAACAAGCCGAAGTCTCGTCCCATATGTTCTCATTGTGGACTCCTTGGACATACTGTTAATAGGTGTTACAAGTTGCACGGCTATCCCCCTGGTTACAAGATTCCTAGTTCCAACAATAAGAATCAACAGTCTCAGTCAAGTCATCCGTCGCAACAGATGATGTCTCAGTCCAAAGCTGTGCAGCCTTATGCATCTAAGGGTGAAAACGTGGCCAACATCGTGACTCAGGAAACTGGTCGTATCTCTATGCATGATCAACATGGTGTTCATCTTGGGTCGCTTTCAACGGATCAAGTTCAGCGGCTTCTCAGTGTTCTCAACACTAAACCAGTAGCAGACAACATTTCTCAAGTCTCAGGTAGCACTCTTACTCTCTCAGACGGATCGGTCTCTGTAATCAAACCGCAACCACACATCACACCACACACGTCCTCTAACCATTTTGAACAAGGTACCACTTCTTCTCATTTTATTTCTTCTGCGGGAATTGAAAACAGCCTTACTTTAACGTCTTGGGTTATTGATACTGGAGCTAGCTGCCACGTTTGTTCTGACTTAACTAGGTTTAGTAACACACGTTTAATCTCTCATACCTCTGTCATTTTACCTGATGGTACTAAAATAGCTGTCACAATCTCTGGAACCATTGCTATCTCTGATCAGTTAGTTCTTCACTCTGTGCTTTTCGTTCCAAACTTCAAGTTCAATCTTTTAAGCATTAGTGCTTTGACTGCTAATACCTATATCTCGGTATTATTTTCTTCTGACTCTTGCTATATCTTTCCTTTCAATCCTCTTCCTCTTTTGCAGGAGCATACTCAGGGCTCCATGATTGGGAAGGGTGATCTTCACCAAAACCTTTATATCTTGGAGTCCTCTGTTCCTGCTCGCAACACCATTGCTCAAACTCATGTCACGTCTCATGTTTCAACTGATATCTGGCATCAAAGATTAGGACATCCCTCATACAACAAGATTCAACAACTAGCTAAAACCTTAGACATTTCTTCATCTTTCAAACTTCCACATGATCACATTTGTAAAGTTTGTCCCTTAGCTAAACAAAAACGTTTGTCTTTTCAATCTGAAAACAATctgtcttcttctcctttcgATTTACTGCATCTTGATGTATGGGGTCCATTCCAAGTTCCTACCATAGATGAATATAGATACTTTTTCACCATTGTCGACGATTGCACTCGTGTCACCTGGATCTATCTTTTGAAAACCAAAGGCTCTGTTCAAACTGTTTTTCCTGATTTTCTTAAATACATTGACACTCAGTACAATGCGAAAGTCAAATCCATTCGGTCAGACAATGCTCCTGAACTATCATTCACTTCTTTACTCAAGACTCATGGAATCATTCACTACTTCTCGTGTCCTTACACCCCTCAACAAAACTCGGTGGTAGAGAGAAAACACCAACACATTTTGAACGTTGCACGATCACTCATGTTTCAATCTAATGTTCCCATTATCCATTGGGGTGATTGTGTTCAGACGGCGGTTTACCTCATCAATAGAACTCCCTCTCCTCTTCTTAAACACAAAACTCCTTATGAGCTTCTCACTTCTCACGTTCCTCGTTATGATCATCTCAGAGTTTTCGGCTGCCTTTGTTTTACTTCAACCTTACTCAAAGACCGAAACAAATTTTCTCCTCGTGCTTCTCCTTGTGTCTTTCTAGGCTATCCTGAAGGCTACAAAGGATATAAAGTACTTGATTTGCACACAAATACCATTTCTATTTCTCGCAATGTGATCTTTCACGAGACCACTTTTCCATATTCTGAGCATATTCCAGCTTCTTTAGAGTCAGATATCTTTGGTCAACATGTGT
It encodes:
- the LOC130511025 gene encoding GDSL esterase/lipase At2g30310 isoform X1, producing the protein MSMFKPIVLPLFFATLIASCNAATKATPQPXFPAILIFGDSTADTGNNNYLSKAVFKAKHIPYGVDLPGHEANGRFSNGKLISDVIASKLNIKEFVPPFLQPNISDQDIVTGVCFASAGAGYDDRTSLSSKAISVSKQPSMFKDYIARLKGVVGDKKAMEIINHALVVISAGPNDFIWNFYDIPTRRLEYPNIYGYQEFLLKRLEGFVRELHSLGCRNIVVGGLPPMGCLPIQMTTKMRNVMRFCVEQENKDSVLYNQKLVKKLLEIEASLPGSKFLYANVYDPVMDMIQIPSKYGFKETKKGCCGTGYLETGFMCNVISKTCPNHSDHLFWDSIHPSEAAYKYLGNFVDAQIRGWLKA
- the LOC130511025 gene encoding GDSL esterase/lipase At2g30310 isoform X2, producing the protein MSMFKPIVLPLFFATLIASCNAATKATPQPXXPAILIFGDSTADTGNNNYLSKAVFKAKHIPYGVDLPGHEANGRFSNGKLISDVIASKLNIKEFVPPFLQPNISDQDIVTGVCFASAGAGYDDRTSLSSKAISVSKQPSMFKDYIARLKGVVGDKKAMEIINHALVVISAGPNDFIWNFYDIPTRRLEYPNIYGYQEFLLKRLEGFVRELHSLGCRNIVVGGLPPMGCLPIQMTTKMRNVMRFCVEQENKDSVLYNQKLVKKLLEIEASLPGSKFLYANVYDPVMDMIQIPSKYGFKETKKGCCGTGYLETGFMCNVISKTCPNHSDHLFWDSIHPSEAAYKYLGNFVDAQIRGWLKA